A part of Carettochelys insculpta isolate YL-2023 chromosome 1, ASM3395843v1, whole genome shotgun sequence genomic DNA contains:
- the LOC142007189 gene encoding perilipin-3-like has product MDSNGKDTKMASLEHGEEEQQTVLKRVTSLPLVNAACDLAATAYASTKESHPYVKSLCDLAEKGATSISNVAVGSPESVPPVFEPQEAQGWTKAVAEVEKVEETLPTPQQTAEMAVPDTQESVSSRLTDVKEAMSRVVDMTKEAVQDGLKATKSAVTDSMSTVAESRMGQLAMSGMEAVLGKSEELLDHYLPMTEEELAELAESMEGTPASSAQAPEHRSYFVRLGSLSAKLRQRAYRYSLDKMRHTSQSINEALSQLRQVIGLIEYIKEGVRLQDAREKFQEMWLNWSQKQPKGSEITDLEETRMESETLAMSRSILQQLQDACQVLVSSIQGLPTSLQDKVQQVYRNMEELRASFSSVGSFQDLSSSLLTQSREMVSRAQEYVDELMAYMMQNAPLSWIVGPFIPSGKGSAGSVEPPSQENEDKEAEVATASKAD; this is encoded by the exons TGAAGAGGGTGACCAGTCTACCGCTAGTGAATGCTGCCTGTGACTTGGCTGCAACTGCCTATGCCTCCACCAAGGAGAGCCATCCCTACGTCAAGTCTCTGTgtgacctggcagagaagggagcgACATCCATAAGCAACGTTGCAGTCGGCAGCCCCGAGTCAGTTCCCCCTGTATTTGAACctcagg AAGCCCAGGGAT GGACTAAGGCTGTTGCTGAAGTAGAGAAGGTGGAGGAGACTCTACCAACTCCTCAGCAGACTGCTGAGATG GCTGTGCCTGACACACAGGAGTCGGTCTCCTCCAGACTGACAGATGTCAAGGAGGCCATGAGCAGAGTGGTAGACATGACGAAGGAGGCTGTGCAGGATGGGCTGAAGGCCACCAAGTCAGCAGTGACGGACAGCATGAGCACAGTAGCAGAATCCAGAATGGGCCAACTGGCCATGAGCGGAAtggaagcagtgctggggaagtcaGAAGAGCTCTTGGATCACTACCTTCCCATGACGGAGGAGGAACTGG CTGAACTTGCTGAATCCATGGAAGGGACTCCAGCGTCTTCAGCACAAGCGCCAGAGCATCGCAGCTACTTTGTGCGTTTGGGTTCCCTGTCGGCCAAACTCCGCCAGCGCGCCTACCGCTATTCCCTAGACAAGATGAGGCATACCAGCCAAAGCATCAATGAGGCTCTGTCCCAGCTTCGTCAGGTCATCGGACTG ATTGAATACATCAAAGAAGGTGTGAGGCTCCAAGATGCCCGGGAGAAGTTCCAGGAGATGTGGCTGAACTGGAGTCAAAAGCAGCCAAAAGGCAGTGAGATCACAGACTTGGAAGAGACAAGG ATGGAGTCTGAGACTCTGGCCATGTCCCGCAGcattctccagcagctgcaggatgcctgccaGGTGCTAGTATCCAGCATTCaaggcctccccaccagccttcaAGATAAGGTGCAGCAGGTGTATCGCAACATGGAAGAGCTCCGTGCCTCCTTCTCAAGCGTTGGTTCCTTCCAGGAtctctccagcagcctcctgacccaGAGCCGGGAGATGGTGAGCAGGGCCCAGGAATATGTGGATGAGCTGATGGCTTACATGATGCAGAACGCACCTCTGTCCTGGATTGTGGGTCCCTTCATCCCCTCAGGTAAGGGGTCTGCAGGTTCCGTGGAACCACCAAGCCAAGAAAATGAGGATAAAGAAGCAGAAGTCGCAACAGCATCTAAGGCTGACTGA